Proteins from one Listeria weihenstephanensis genomic window:
- a CDS encoding rod shape-determining protein, translated as MFSHSSIGIDLGTANIVVYNELRGIMFREPAVVVLDVKTKEVYAIGNLAKQMYGKTPTTLTAIKPLKDGVIADFDNTVKLLQAVLDRVARIANISIRKTAASVNVPAGATLVERNIIRDAVLATGIKVVTIVEAPVAAAIGAGLPINEPVSNMIVNIGAGTTEVSIVSYRGVLANMSIRSAGNSLDAEIIQYFREEHHLLIGDLTAEKIKMKLGSAPIPHLLKSMDVRGRSLLTGLPATTNISSTDIQPLITEFLAKIIKMIHVMVEQSPAELSGDIMDQGIILTGGASLLNGFKEWLTNQVDFPVILDPNPLESIAIGTGRIQFYSQRTVSGDLELTTPRLNLPFFS; from the coding sequence ATGTTTAGTCATTCTTCCATTGGGATCGATCTCGGAACAGCGAATATCGTTGTTTACAATGAACTGCGGGGAATCATGTTTCGTGAACCTGCTGTTGTCGTTTTAGATGTTAAGACAAAAGAAGTCTATGCGATCGGGAATTTAGCAAAACAAATGTACGGAAAAACGCCTACCACTTTAACTGCCATTAAACCACTAAAAGACGGTGTTATTGCAGATTTTGATAATACAGTAAAGTTATTGCAAGCGGTTCTGGATCGTGTTGCTCGCATCGCTAATATCTCCATTCGTAAAACAGCCGCGAGTGTCAATGTCCCCGCTGGTGCAACACTTGTCGAGCGAAATATTATTCGTGATGCTGTACTTGCAACTGGAATCAAAGTAGTCACCATTGTCGAAGCTCCCGTTGCCGCCGCCATTGGTGCTGGCCTTCCTATCAACGAACCTGTCTCCAATATGATTGTCAATATTGGCGCTGGCACAACAGAAGTATCGATTGTATCCTACCGAGGCGTGCTCGCAAACATGTCCATCCGCTCGGCTGGCAACTCGCTAGATGCCGAAATTATCCAATATTTCCGCGAAGAACACCATCTACTCATTGGTGATTTGACCGCCGAAAAAATTAAAATGAAACTTGGTTCTGCGCCCATCCCGCATCTTCTAAAATCAATGGATGTTCGTGGTCGCAGCTTGCTAACTGGCCTCCCAGCAACGACAAACATCTCCTCTACTGACATCCAACCATTAATTACAGAATTTTTAGCAAAAATCATCAAAATGATTCATGTAATGGTGGAGCAATCTCCAGCTGAACTGAGCGGTGATATTATGGATCAAGGTATTATTTTAACTGGTGGTGCTTCCTTGCTAAATGGCTTTAAAGAATGGCTAACAAATCAAGTCGATTTCCCCGTCATCCTCGATCCGAATCCACTGGAATCAATTGCTATTGGAACTGGACGGATTCAATTTTACAGTCAACGCACGGTATCTGGTGATTTGGAACTAACGACACCACGACTTAATTTGCCATTTTTCTCTTAA
- the mreBH gene encoding rod-share determining protein MreBH: MFGNTTIGIDLGTANILVYSKSKGIILNEPSVVAMDVNTKSVLAIGQEAKEMIGKTPTNIIAVRPLRDGVIADFDVTAGLLREIMRRVTGVVGNSVKKPNVVVCAPTGATSVERRAIVDAVKMMGAKAVTLIEEPVAAAIGADLPVDEPIANVIVDIGGGTSEIAIISYGGIVTSTSVRTGGDHMDEEIIQHIRKNYNLLVGEATAERIKMELGYAPLPHTEITMDVRGRDLLTGLPMTLTITSTEIQKALEETLNRILEAIRVTLEQCPAELSGDIVDRGIILTGGGALLHGVQEWLINQIDVPVHMAPSPLESVAIGTGLSLEYIDKVAKKIN, from the coding sequence ATGTTTGGAAATACAACGATTGGTATCGACCTTGGTACCGCGAACATCTTAGTATATAGCAAATCTAAAGGAATAATTTTGAATGAGCCTTCTGTTGTCGCGATGGATGTGAATACGAAATCCGTGCTTGCCATTGGCCAAGAAGCCAAAGAAATGATTGGGAAAACACCTACTAATATTATTGCCGTGCGTCCGCTAAGAGATGGCGTCATTGCTGATTTTGATGTTACTGCTGGGCTATTGCGCGAGATTATGCGCCGTGTTACAGGAGTTGTTGGTAATTCTGTGAAGAAACCTAACGTCGTTGTTTGTGCACCAACTGGAGCAACTTCTGTGGAACGTCGTGCTATTGTGGATGCGGTTAAAATGATGGGAGCAAAAGCTGTTACTCTCATCGAAGAACCTGTCGCAGCTGCTATTGGTGCTGATTTACCCGTAGATGAGCCGATTGCAAATGTGATTGTCGATATTGGCGGTGGAACAAGTGAAATCGCTATTATTTCTTACGGTGGCATCGTAACGAGTACGTCCGTGCGAACTGGCGGTGACCATATGGATGAAGAAATTATCCAACATATCCGTAAAAACTATAATCTCCTTGTTGGTGAGGCTACAGCTGAGCGAATTAAAATGGAACTTGGATACGCGCCACTTCCTCACACAGAAATCACAATGGATGTTCGCGGTCGTGATCTTTTAACAGGTCTACCGATGACACTAACGATTACATCTACTGAAATTCAAAAAGCGCTAGAAGAAACGTTAAATCGAATTCTTGAGGCGATTCGTGTGACGCTTGAGCAATGTCCTGCTGAGCTAAGTGGTGATATTGTCGATCGTGGCATCATCCTAACTGGTGGCGGTGCATTATTACACGGTGTTCAAGAATGGTTAATCAATCAGATTGATGTTCCTGTACATATGGCGCCAAGTCCTTTAGAGTCCGTCGCTATCGGAACTGGCCTGTCACTGGAATACATTGATAAAGTAGCAAAAAAAATTAATTAA
- a CDS encoding CPBP family intramembrane glutamic endopeptidase → MENSVKNKKQGYLIILSAIIVGILYQLIPLVLPITSTTQVIASFFNVTLMFVILYVILKEEFLDWFKHFSFKWLLIGIPFLVVVGTVAGALWSAIAGGTTANDINSILTWDYVIKNVPFMLMGEELLSIAILYGAWKKLNWSFWQATLLCSVLFALWHLPSYDYNALQCLVTIIPSRLVLNYLFKKSNSIWVTWIVHIAFDLLTFLPILLK, encoded by the coding sequence ATGGAAAATTCAGTAAAAAACAAGAAGCAAGGGTATTTAATTATTTTGAGCGCTATTATAGTGGGGATTCTCTATCAGCTAATACCGCTAGTACTTCCAATAACGAGTACGACACAGGTTATTGCTTCCTTTTTCAACGTTACACTTATGTTTGTTATTTTATATGTTATCCTAAAAGAAGAATTTTTAGACTGGTTCAAGCATTTTAGCTTTAAATGGTTATTGATTGGGATTCCGTTTTTGGTGGTTGTGGGCACAGTCGCTGGTGCTCTTTGGTCTGCGATTGCAGGTGGCACAACGGCGAATGATATAAACAGCATCTTAACGTGGGATTATGTCATTAAAAATGTTCCATTCATGCTGATGGGGGAAGAATTACTCTCGATTGCCATTCTTTACGGAGCCTGGAAAAAGTTAAATTGGAGTTTCTGGCAAGCTACCTTACTATGCTCCGTCCTGTTTGCACTATGGCACTTACCTTCTTATGACTACAACGCATTACAATGTTTAGTCACGATCATCCCAAGCAGATTAGTTTTAAATTATCTATTCAAGAAAAGTAATTCCATCTGGGTTACTTGGATCGTCCATATCGCATTTGATCTCCTTACCTTTTTGCCGATATTATTAAAATAA
- a CDS encoding LptM family lipoprotein: MKKFIPILAGVLLLFTLAACGKEGIDKVLSDNSLTVIQNVKTDLKDYKLAYVENKNDKTGVLEYYKDTNGKDISNIQLDSALKKEDSKVKVNLMNGLNGLIAMVEIKDTKLAKEATELVLMDSNKEVDEATVISLTNKSTNDGTTVAIIEIPSLDPTTASALKSVELRNDNHESIYQNGLKASKIKPQASSERAKKNGFFPAVNKYIADKEWKIVSSATQKKQVYTAILRDKNGGYHLVEFTYPDGKLAVKETSKNDNPQFDNELSLLQLQGDKNQYIGVVAELETIIQKGTTVVLKATDGTEYQQPLHQGYNDRNALIQLTKKTKMTIGNIASVTIQDADGNTLYEMTLN, from the coding sequence TTGAAGAAATTTATACCAATACTAGCAGGAGTATTACTTCTATTTACGTTAGCAGCATGTGGCAAAGAAGGCATAGACAAAGTTCTCAGCGATAATTCGCTCACCGTAATCCAAAACGTCAAGACAGATTTAAAAGACTACAAATTAGCGTACGTGGAGAATAAGAACGATAAAACAGGTGTGCTTGAGTACTATAAAGACACGAATGGTAAAGATATTTCTAATATACAATTGGACTCCGCGCTGAAAAAAGAAGATTCCAAGGTGAAAGTAAATCTAATGAATGGCTTAAACGGCCTTATTGCTATGGTAGAAATCAAGGATACCAAGCTTGCGAAAGAAGCGACAGAACTTGTTTTGATGGATAGTAATAAAGAAGTAGACGAGGCGACCGTCATTTCCCTCACGAATAAAAGTACGAATGATGGGACAACAGTAGCCATTATCGAAATACCGTCACTTGATCCGACGACAGCAAGTGCCCTAAAAAGCGTCGAGTTGCGCAATGATAACCACGAAAGTATTTACCAAAATGGTCTGAAAGCCAGCAAAATAAAACCACAAGCATCATCAGAACGCGCGAAAAAGAATGGCTTTTTTCCAGCGGTAAATAAATATATTGCTGACAAAGAATGGAAAATAGTAAGCAGCGCAACGCAGAAGAAACAAGTTTACACAGCCATTTTACGCGATAAAAATGGAGGCTACCATCTAGTGGAATTTACATATCCCGATGGTAAGTTAGCTGTAAAAGAAACGTCAAAAAATGATAATCCACAGTTCGATAACGAGCTATCCTTGTTACAATTACAAGGGGATAAGAATCAGTATATCGGCGTCGTCGCAGAACTTGAAACAATCATTCAAAAAGGTACGACAGTTGTTTTGAAAGCAACAGACGGCACGGAATATCAGCAACCTCTACACCAAGGTTATAATGATAGAAACGCGCTGATCCAACTTACGAAGAAAACAAAGATGACGATTGGGAACATCGCGTCTGTTACGATTCAAGATGCAGACGGCAATACACTTTACGAAATGACATTGAATTAA
- a CDS encoding YhgE/Pip domain-containing protein, translating to MKKIWGIFILDWRRLFKAPIALVLVLALIILPSLYAWLNIEALWDPYSNTSGIKVAVVIQDEGAEINVPGKEPQKINVGAQLKDQLKKNDALGWTFTSEDKAKEGVKKGDYYAALFIPSDFSKDIVSFVGGNPTKPTINYTVNEKINAIAPKITDKGASTIVEQISTEFIDKVSKSVLSELNQAGVDLEKELPTIRHIKDKVFQVKQSMPQIIEMGKQAVLLEKKLPDLKQKANQVVELNKSMPQINAAAQDLLRIEDQLPQLDKLGKDILVLQQKIPEIKQIATDVKAIDANFGTIQKTVNDALGESTKALGIISEAEQALPTVKKIADDGSKYVNKVTDFSKQVDQSFQTVTPAIKQNLILLQQVTNNVYSLTEALKNGSIDPDKIVGVLDQIDEQLTSANGMLTKQIELLTSLNETLPNKPLTGFISDLKAMQQDLNAQQQTLAEIRQIVQDGKEPSQALLDQLNADAKKVSDDLTAVISQYDSKIVPTINAALKEITADLTKSSDLLAGAKDKLPEISSILKNANQTLTTSQTYLKEFQQRLPELKQTLDDATAFINTKLDTVISGINTAAAFYQNDYPEVKAKIHKAGDFVRNDLPTLESEINNAAKLIQQKFPEFEKAVKLAANLSREELPQFEQAVNKAAARITEFDQNYDMQQIISFLRNDVEKDSDFIAHPIQLKETKDYPIPNYGSASAPFYTALCLWVGALLLVSLLRVDVEVPRGIFNHHHVYFGRLLTFLSIGLAQALIVTLGNIYLLGVYIASPLYHVLFSMLISLVFMTIVYTLVSLFNNVGKGIAIILLVLQISGAGGNFPIQVSPPFFQAIYPFLPFTYAVGLIRESVGGIYWPNATHDILMLVMFGLLFIALGLLLKKPLDKIVPGLSAKAKKSKLIH from the coding sequence ATGAAGAAAATCTGGGGAATTTTTATACTCGATTGGCGGCGGTTATTTAAGGCCCCGATTGCGTTAGTCCTAGTACTCGCGCTGATCATTTTACCATCTCTATATGCGTGGCTTAATATCGAGGCGCTTTGGGACCCGTATTCCAACACCTCGGGGATTAAGGTAGCGGTAGTGATTCAAGATGAGGGAGCCGAAATTAACGTTCCAGGCAAAGAACCGCAGAAAATCAATGTAGGTGCGCAATTAAAAGATCAACTTAAGAAAAATGATGCACTCGGTTGGACTTTTACGAGTGAAGATAAAGCGAAAGAGGGCGTGAAAAAAGGGGATTATTACGCGGCACTCTTTATTCCTAGCGATTTTTCCAAGGATATCGTTTCATTCGTTGGCGGGAATCCAACCAAACCAACCATTAATTATACGGTCAACGAGAAAATCAATGCGATTGCACCAAAAATCACGGATAAAGGTGCTTCCACGATCGTCGAACAGATCAGTACGGAGTTCATCGATAAGGTGAGTAAATCGGTGTTATCTGAACTAAATCAAGCAGGTGTTGACCTCGAAAAAGAACTACCGACAATTCGCCATATTAAAGATAAAGTTTTCCAAGTGAAACAGAGTATGCCGCAAATCATCGAGATGGGCAAGCAAGCCGTGCTATTAGAGAAGAAGCTGCCCGATCTTAAACAAAAAGCAAATCAAGTGGTCGAATTAAACAAGAGCATGCCTCAAATCAACGCAGCGGCACAAGACCTCTTACGAATCGAGGATCAACTACCACAGCTCGATAAGCTCGGAAAAGACATCTTAGTGTTACAGCAAAAAATCCCAGAGATCAAACAAATCGCGACTGACGTGAAGGCGATTGACGCTAATTTCGGAACGATTCAAAAAACGGTCAATGATGCGCTGGGGGAATCAACAAAAGCACTGGGTATTATCTCAGAAGCCGAGCAAGCTTTGCCAACCGTGAAAAAAATTGCGGATGATGGCTCGAAATATGTTAATAAAGTAACCGATTTTTCAAAACAAGTCGATCAGTCGTTCCAAACCGTGACACCAGCAATCAAACAGAATTTAATTTTGCTGCAACAGGTCACGAATAATGTTTACAGTCTAACCGAAGCGCTCAAAAATGGCAGTATCGACCCTGATAAAATCGTCGGCGTACTAGATCAAATCGATGAGCAATTGACAAGCGCTAACGGCATGCTAACTAAACAGATCGAACTTTTGACGTCATTAAATGAAACATTACCAAACAAGCCGTTAACAGGGTTCATAAGCGATCTGAAAGCAATGCAGCAAGATCTTAACGCGCAACAACAAACGCTTGCTGAAATAAGGCAAATCGTGCAGGATGGCAAAGAACCGAGTCAAGCGCTACTCGATCAACTAAACGCCGATGCGAAAAAAGTGAGCGATGATCTAACCGCGGTCATCAGCCAGTACGACTCGAAAATTGTACCAACGATCAATGCCGCGCTAAAAGAAATCACTGCTGATTTAACGAAGAGTAGCGATTTACTCGCCGGCGCTAAAGATAAACTACCAGAAATATCGTCTATCTTAAAAAATGCCAATCAGACATTAACAACTAGCCAAACGTATTTGAAAGAATTCCAACAAAGACTTCCAGAGTTAAAACAAACATTGGACGATGCGACGGCTTTCATCAATACGAAGCTCGACACCGTTATATCAGGCATCAATACTGCCGCAGCTTTTTATCAAAATGATTATCCAGAAGTAAAAGCGAAGATCCATAAAGCGGGAGATTTCGTTCGTAACGACTTACCAACTCTGGAATCGGAAATTAACAATGCTGCCAAACTAATTCAGCAGAAGTTTCCAGAATTTGAGAAAGCGGTGAAACTTGCGGCAAATTTATCTAGAGAAGAGTTGCCACAATTCGAGCAAGCAGTCAATAAAGCGGCAGCAAGAATCACCGAATTTGATCAAAACTATGATATGCAGCAAATCATTTCCTTCCTAAGAAATGACGTAGAAAAAGATAGTGATTTCATCGCGCATCCGATTCAACTAAAAGAGACGAAAGACTATCCAATTCCAAACTACGGATCTGCGAGTGCACCATTTTATACAGCGCTTTGTCTTTGGGTCGGGGCATTATTACTTGTCTCACTATTACGAGTAGACGTAGAAGTACCGCGAGGAATTTTCAACCATCATCATGTATATTTCGGAAGATTACTCACATTCCTATCGATTGGGCTCGCACAGGCGCTTATCGTAACGCTCGGTAACATCTACCTACTCGGTGTATACATCGCAAGTCCACTCTATCACGTACTGTTTAGCATGCTCATTAGTTTGGTATTCATGACGATCGTATACACGCTTGTTTCACTCTTTAATAACGTCGGAAAAGGAATTGCGATCATATTGCTCGTACTCCAAATATCAGGGGCAGGAGGGAACTTCCCAATCCAAGTTTCCCCGCCATTTTTCCAAGCGATTTATCCATTCTTACCGTTCACCTATGCGGTTGGTCTCATTCGCGAAAGTGTCGGCGGCATCTACTGGCCAAATGCAACCCACGATATTTTGATGCTAGTCATGTTCGGACTCCTTTTCATCGCCCTAGGACTCCTACTCAAAAAGCCGCTAGATAAAATAGTTCCTGGACTTTCCGCTAAAGCTAAAAAAAGTAAATTAATTCACTAA
- a CDS encoding DUF871 domain-containing protein — MRKLGISVFPQHAPLEDSLNYIETAAKYGFSRIFTCLISANDEAEFAKLETICQTANKLGYEVIADVDPGVFASLNLTYQDLGRFKELGLSGLRLDLGFSGAEEAAMSFDDNDLQIELNISNGTKYVDNILSYQANTANIIGCHNFYPRRYTALSREHFLRTSAQFKKYNLRTAAFVSSNAGKFGPWFVVDGGLPTLEEHRGMSITVQAKDLWNTGLIDDVIIGNMYASEEELKALGELNRNELELAVTFLDGTTDVEKEIVTTQKHFNRGDASEYVLRSTMTRVNFKQHEFPAHDTDTIELGDVTIDNNGYERYKGEMQVALREMENSGNTNIVGRVIPEERYLLKTIQPWQHFRLKEHK, encoded by the coding sequence ATGAGAAAATTAGGTATATCAGTATTCCCACAACATGCACCATTGGAGGACTCTTTAAACTACATCGAAACAGCTGCAAAATATGGTTTTAGCCGTATATTCACGTGTCTAATCTCGGCAAACGATGAGGCGGAATTCGCGAAATTAGAAACAATTTGCCAAACAGCGAACAAATTAGGCTATGAGGTTATTGCCGACGTTGATCCTGGCGTTTTTGCTTCACTAAACCTGACATATCAAGACTTAGGACGTTTTAAAGAACTAGGATTATCTGGTCTTCGTTTAGATCTAGGATTTTCTGGCGCGGAAGAAGCGGCAATGTCTTTTGATGATAATGATTTACAAATCGAACTAAACATCTCGAATGGAACGAAATATGTGGATAATATCTTGTCATACCAAGCGAATACAGCAAATATTATTGGTTGTCATAACTTCTATCCACGTCGTTACACAGCGCTTTCTCGTGAACATTTCCTTCGCACAAGTGCTCAATTTAAAAAATATAACTTGCGTACAGCGGCTTTTGTATCGTCTAACGCTGGTAAATTTGGCCCGTGGTTCGTTGTAGACGGTGGACTTCCAACATTGGAAGAACATCGCGGCATGTCAATCACAGTCCAAGCGAAAGACCTATGGAACACAGGTTTGATCGATGATGTGATTATTGGCAATATGTACGCGTCCGAAGAAGAACTAAAAGCGCTAGGCGAATTGAACCGCAACGAACTAGAGCTTGCTGTTACGTTCCTTGATGGCACGACAGACGTTGAAAAAGAAATCGTAACAACGCAAAAACATTTCAACCGTGGCGATGCTTCAGAGTACGTGCTTCGTTCAACAATGACACGTGTGAATTTCAAACAACATGAATTCCCAGCGCATGATACGGATACAATCGAACTCGGCGACGTAACCATTGACAACAACGGCTATGAACGCTATAAAGGCGAAATGCAAGTGGCGCTTCGCGAAATGGAGAACTCCGGCAACACAAACATCGTCGGCCGAGTGATTCCAGAAGAGCGCTATTTACTAAAAACAATCCAACCATGGCAACATTTCCGTTTAAAAGAACATAAATAA
- a CDS encoding PTS lactose/cellobiose transporter subunit IIA codes for MEELELTIMNLIMFGGNAKSDAMLAIDAAKKGDFVLADEQIQKAEQSLLEAHHSQTKLIQGEARGEKTEVSLLLVHAQDHLMNAITFKDLAIEIVELYRIK; via the coding sequence ATGGAAGAATTAGAATTAACAATTATGAATCTAATCATGTTTGGCGGTAACGCGAAAAGCGACGCCATGCTAGCAATCGATGCAGCTAAAAAAGGTGATTTTGTTTTAGCGGATGAACAAATCCAAAAAGCAGAACAATCATTGCTTGAAGCACATCATTCTCAAACAAAATTAATTCAAGGCGAAGCTCGCGGCGAAAAAACAGAAGTATCTTTACTTCTAGTTCACGCGCAAGATCACTTGATGAACGCTATTACTTTTAAAGATTTAGCGATCGAAATTGTAGAATTATACCGCATCAAATAA
- a CDS encoding PTS sugar transporter subunit IIC, producing the protein MNGFIAFMEKYFIPYAAKIGGQRHLVAIRDGFISTMPLMILGSLGTLINNLPIQAYQDFMNNLFGEALWKSFGGNIWNGTFAILALLTAFTVAYNLAKSYDKDALSSGVVSVSSFFAIGGLTGLSSSGLFLALIVALVSTELFTRLSGNQKLIIKMPDGVPPAVSRSFAALFPAMITVSIFAMLTTILFGLGVKDIVGEFYKLIQEPFMGLANTLPAALLLAFISSFLWFFGLHGANIIEPFMQTINVDAIAKNVIAINHGLDAPYIVNKPFFDSFVNLGGTGATIAIIISVFLFGRRNKQYVTVSGLASAPGLFNINEPLMFGLPIVLNPILFVPYILAPLVLVTIAYFATSWGMVPAATIVTPWTTPPIIGGVLATQSWTGGVLAAVNIAVAVLIYAPFIKVAEIQEIRREKAAAAGEETKDNF; encoded by the coding sequence ATGAATGGTTTTATCGCATTTATGGAAAAATATTTTATTCCGTATGCAGCCAAAATTGGGGGACAGCGTCATTTAGTCGCTATCCGTGATGGTTTCATTTCAACAATGCCATTAATGATCTTGGGGTCATTAGGGACATTAATTAACAACTTACCAATCCAAGCTTACCAAGACTTTATGAACAACTTATTTGGGGAAGCACTTTGGAAATCTTTCGGGGGAAATATTTGGAACGGTACTTTCGCGATTCTAGCACTTTTAACTGCTTTTACTGTAGCTTATAACTTAGCGAAATCATATGATAAAGATGCTTTATCAAGTGGTGTTGTATCTGTTTCTTCTTTCTTTGCCATTGGTGGTTTAACAGGACTTAGCTCTTCAGGTCTATTTTTAGCACTTATTGTAGCTTTAGTTTCAACTGAACTATTTACTCGTTTAAGTGGAAATCAAAAACTTATTATCAAAATGCCAGACGGTGTTCCACCAGCAGTATCTAGATCATTCGCAGCACTTTTCCCAGCGATGATCACAGTAAGTATTTTCGCAATGCTTACAACGATCCTATTCGGACTTGGTGTAAAAGATATCGTTGGCGAATTCTACAAACTAATTCAAGAACCGTTCATGGGTCTTGCTAACACATTACCAGCAGCTTTATTACTAGCTTTCATTTCTTCATTCCTATGGTTCTTCGGACTTCACGGTGCGAATATTATCGAACCATTCATGCAAACAATCAACGTTGATGCGATCGCTAAAAACGTTATCGCAATCAATCATGGTTTAGATGCTCCTTATATCGTTAACAAACCTTTCTTTGACTCTTTCGTCAACTTGGGTGGAACTGGTGCAACGATTGCAATCATTATTTCGGTATTCCTATTCGGTCGCCGCAATAAGCAATACGTTACTGTATCAGGATTAGCTTCAGCGCCAGGACTATTCAACATCAACGAACCATTAATGTTTGGTCTACCGATTGTGTTAAATCCAATCCTATTCGTACCTTACATCTTGGCTCCACTAGTGCTTGTAACAATCGCTTACTTCGCGACATCATGGGGAATGGTTCCGGCAGCAACAATCGTAACACCTTGGACTACACCGCCGATCATTGGTGGGGTACTCGCAACACAAAGTTGGACAGGTGGTGTACTTGCCGCAGTCAATATCGCTGTCGCCGTACTCATCTACGCACCGTTCATTAAAGTAGCAGAAATTCAAGAAATTCGTCGTGAAAAAGCAGCAGCAGCCGGCGAAGAAACAAAAGATAACTTTTGA
- a CDS encoding PTS sugar transporter subunit IIB, whose product MKTIMLVCSAGMSTSLLVTKMEKAAESRNLEAKIFAVSEAEAPDNIDKIDVLLLGPQVRFLESKFKKKLEPLGKPVAVINSIDYGMMNGEKVLEQALTLLGE is encoded by the coding sequence GTGAAAACAATCATGTTAGTTTGTTCCGCGGGGATGTCAACCAGTTTACTCGTTACAAAAATGGAGAAAGCTGCCGAGTCAAGAAATCTCGAAGCCAAAATTTTTGCAGTATCTGAAGCCGAAGCACCAGATAATATAGACAAGATCGACGTCTTATTACTTGGACCGCAAGTCAGGTTTTTAGAAAGTAAATTCAAGAAAAAGCTAGAACCACTAGGCAAGCCCGTTGCAGTCATCAATAGTATCGATTACGGTATGATGAACGGTGAAAAAGTATTAGAACAAGCACTAACCTTACTTGGGGAATAA